taatttttacttttgcgAAAATCCCGTGCACTTATAAATCGTGATTTTGCCGTATGTATTCTTAAAACTtggtttaatttaatttttgttgtgtgtctcTAGAAGCCTGGCGTTTTGTGTAAGCAAAAAATAGAAAACGTCTGAATTAAACTGAATATGCTTCGGATGCGACTCAATGAAAGGGCGTGTGCTATAAGAATGTTAGAATCAGGAATGTCACGACGTCAGGTAAGCATTGTGATTTAGGTTACAATTGTCATTATTCTTTGAAATAAAGTTCTCTAATATCATCATGATCATTACACAAGAATACAAATATTCAAAAGTGACATTCAGTACGTTTTCTTCTTTATTCCAGGTGGCTAGGATCTTTGACAGGCATGAAGGGGTCTAATTGGAAGTTTTGCTCAGTATATATTATGTTGAAAAATGTTATATAGTTCTATGAGATTTTTAGATTTCGTTTACAGCTTAATACGATTGAGCATACATTGTTTTGTTGCTGTaagaatttatttacaaatatatctttactgaaacacATTTTGGAAAGAATCTcagattatttataattcatggtATTTCGCATTCAGGTCCAGTCCCTTTCCAGTCAAAAACAAGAATTATGTTTTAACTGCTTTAATACATTAAAATTATCAGTTAAAGCTAATATTTCAACGAAAAGCATAAACTGAAATGCCTCTCGATAAAAATGTTGAGGTTTAATCTATTATAATTAATAGCATTCCATCTGGTGAAAAATTACATTTCCAAAAATATAGCCGAATAAATCTGTAAGGAAGATAAaccaacatatttttttcagaaatgcttaTGTTCCTGACAAATTATACGGCGCAGATGAATTGCTTTATAACACAAGAAAAAAGTTTGGATTAAATCCATTGAATATTACAGATATCATTCTTTTattcttaataacaaaacattatgtACATTAAACTCAGTAGGCTATCAATACTGTAAGTAgatatataaatgagccgtgccttgagaaaaccaacatagtgcttttgcgaccagcatggatccagaccagcctgcgcatcggcgcagtctggttaggatccatgcagttcgctaattGTTCTCTAGTttcaataggttttgaaagcgaacagcatgaatcctgaccagactgcgcggatgcgcaggctggtctggatccatgctggtcgcaaatccactatgttggttttctcatggcgcggctcaaattataaatcatttaagAACTTGAGCTTATTCCACTTTCTATGTCACAACTTTGCCTGCCTTTAGGAATGCAGAGATTGTCTGGTAGTCTGTCAGTCAGCAACATGGAAGTCTCGCACATCTCTTCACTATCCATAGAGAAGTCCATTTTCTGAGAGCAACCATTATACTCTTTTGTTATTTCACTTTTATTCTTATCACATTTCGTTTTCTTTTCTGAAGATTTGTAGTTTTGTTTTTCCACATCAAGACATTTAATATTTCCGTCATAGAATTCATAAAGTTCATCCTCTTCATAAGCAGAATCCCTACTGGAATTTTTCAACAGAATATAGCCTTCATGTTTGGAAGTTAAGCTGTGTCTCTTGGTCGCTACGTTTTGTAGATTTGCCAATGGTCTTGTTAGTTCTACTAAGCTGTTTGACTTCTGTTTCTGATTCAGCACGTCAAAGTTTCCAGAATTTCTCCAGAGAAACGACAAGTGCGAAGTTTTCCGCCACTCATTAATGTGTTTGTCTTTTTCTCGTTTAGTTATGTCCGCCGTAAGATCGGGCTTTCGCGTGTGTCGTAACGGAACAAGCATTTCAGTCTGTGTAGAGATTGTCTTTCGCTGTGTAACCTCAGGTTCAAAAATACTGTTAACTTGAACTGGTTTGGATTTGAAGTTGTCAATTTTTAAACCAAGCTCTTTACTTCTATCAGTCTCAAATTTCTTTCTAGCGTTGTCATCAACGCCTTTGTTTATTGTTTCTGATTCCATATCGTTTACTGATTTTATATTTCCATCATCGCCGTTAGAGTCAGCAGTTTGGGAATGAACAGACCGGCTCCCAAAAGGAATCGATTGTACTCTTTTTGTTGATTTTACGGAATGATTACACAGTCTTTGCGCACATTTATCGGTTCTATGAAATCTAATTTTACCCTCTTTGGTTCTTACACTTTTAAATGTCTTTGGTTTTGCGCTAAGATACACATTTCCCTCCTTCGTGTGTAAAACTATATCGTGAGAACTATCTATCTCTTCGTCAGTTAAAGTCTGGCGGGGAGATAACGTTGCCGCTCTAGATTCCAAGTCGACATCTCGTCTGGTTTTGAGCATTGGTCGCCTTTCGCTTTCTGGTGAGGAAAGTTCTGTTGGGGAGGCTAATCTTGATGGCGGGAGACGAACACCAGAACGCATGTAGTGCAGAATCTGTTTGTCCTCTCTCGTGAGCGGTAACTTCCGGACTGTCAGATCAGAGTCGTCTGAAGGATTGTTTGACGATGAAGCTTCTCCAGACGTACTCGGTTCATTAAGTGAATTCTCGCAGCTTCTTTTCCCGCTGCAACTATTATTTGGATGATGTCGATGTGACACAGCTGACATTCTGCCCAGACCACTGCTTGAAAAATGGCGGGAAATACTAGACTCTTCAATTCGTTTGCACAATTTAACACAGTCACGTTTAAACTGTCTTGTAAAGAAAGCATACAAAAAGGGATTTGCACAACTGTTTAAGGGAAGTACAAATATTGTAAGAACCTTTGCTTCGTCTATACTTATTCTGGCCAAGTGCCAATTGAAAGCTGCTGTCAATGAAAAAAAGATGATGGGAGCCCAGCAGAAGAAGTCTGTGAAAACAAGAAGTGCCATTCGTTTAGCTACGATAGAATCCTTGGAGTTCCAAGTGTGAGATGCCCGGATAGAAATAAACATCCCACCATAACATATCACTATGACGATGAAAGAAATGGCGTTGAATATCATGATGAAGCAGACATACGCTGAAACAGAAAGCAAAGAAAGAATGTTCACAAACGGAAAATATGTGGAAGAATATTTACTTGTTTAAATGTAATATACCACTCGTAAATTACTCTTaaacttgataaaaatataatatttaggaCCAGGACCAGAAACAGATATGCCATATGACAAGTAATTCCCtgtgaaaattattttatcaatagGGATTAATATCCTCAAGACGCCGCTTTGACAcgttgtgatcatgacctttgaccttcaaattTGGCCTTTGACATAGTGACTTGGGTTGTACACTCTGCAAGCCGTTTTGATGAGGATAACACGTGGTgctaatttaatgaaaatcattcttgtagTAAAGAAGCTAAGGAGCGAACACAAATGCAGGCTATTTGAGCGTTGACCGCTGAGTTTAACCTTGACATGGACTTATGATCTGGATTGTGTACGCCGAATGTCATCTGGATGAAGTTAACAAGTGatactttttttgaaaacaagagggccaagatggccccaggtcactcacctgagaaacccatcataacacaccataacagtgtaaacatgtttgacctagtgatttcatagaaaaaaatattctgaccagttatcattaaaattggagcaaaaatcttgagtataaataagaattttctttgatttgacctagtgacctagtttttgacccaagatgacctatattcgaatttgacctagatttcatcaaggctatcattctgaccaaattcatgaagatcaattgaaaaatacagcctctatcgcatacacatggtttttcattgatttgacctagtgacctagtttttgaccccagactacccatattcgaacttgacctagatttcatcaaggcaaccattctaacaaaatttcatgaagatcagctgaaaaatttagcctctatcgcatacacaaggttttttctttgatttgacctagtgacttagtttttgaccgagatgacccatattcgaacttgacctagatttcatcaaggcaatcattctgaacaaattttatgaagatcaattgaaaaatacagcctcactgcatacagaagggttttctttgatttgacctagtgacctactttttaatccaaGATAACACATATTCAAACtaaacgtagattttatcaaggcaatcattctgaccaaattttatgaagatcaattgaaaaatacagcctttatcgcatactcaaagttttttctatgatttgacctagtgacctactttctgactaTGACCCATATTCAGATTTAACCTAGACTtaatcaaggcaattattctgacttaatttcgGGAATATCAATTGGAAAATagagcctctattgcatacacaatgtttttctttgatttgacctagtgacctaatttttgatcccagatgacccattttcaaactcagcctagatttcaaaAAGGTTATCATTtggcttaatttcaggaagatcaattgaaaaatacagcctctatcgcatataaaagcttttcctttgatttgacctagtgacctagtttttgattccacatgacccatattcaaacttgaccccgatttcatcaaggcaatcattctgaccaaaattcatgaagattaattgaaaaatacaacctctatcgcatacacaaggtttttctttgatttgacctagtgacctagtttttgaccccagatgatccgttttcaaactcggcctagatttcatcaagataatcattctgaccaaaattcatgaatattaattgaaaaatacagcctctatcgcatacacaaggtttttctttgatttaacctagttacctagtttttgatcccagatgacccattttcgaacttgacctagatttcatcaaggcaatcattctgaccaaattttatgaagatcaattgaaaaatacagcctcactgcatacagaagggttttctttgatttgacctagtgacctactttttaatccaaGATAACACATATTCAAACtaaacgtagattttatcaaggcaatcattctgaccaaattttatgaagatcaattgaaaaatacagcctttatcgcatactcaaagttttttctatgatttgacctagtgacctactttttgactatgacccatattcaaatttaacctagacttaatcaaggcaattattctgacttaatttcgGGAATATCAATTGGAAAATagagcctctattgcatacacaatgtttttctttgatttgacctagtgacctaatttttgatcccagatgacccattttcaaactcagcctagatttcaaaAAGGTTATCATTtggcttaatttcaggaagatcaattgaaaaatacagcctctatcgcatataaaagcttttcctttgatttgacctagtgacctagtttttgattccacatgacccatattcaaacttgaccccgatttcatcaaggcaatcattctgaccaaaattcatgaagattaattgaaaaatacaacctctatcgcatacacaaggtttttctttgatttgacctagtgacctagtttttgaccccagatgatccgttttcaaactcggcctagattttatcaagataatcattctgaccaaaattcatgaatattaattgaaaaatacagcctctatcgcatacacaaggtttttctttgatttaacctagttacctagtttttgatcccagatgacccattttcaaactcggtctagattttatcaaggtaatctttctgaccaaaattcatgaagattaattgaaaaaagcagcctctatcgcatacacaaggtttttctttgatttgacctagtgacctagtttttgacccaagataacccattttcgaactctgtctagattttatcaagataatcattctaccaaaattcatgaagattaattgaaaaatacagcctctatcgcatacacaaggtttttctttgatttgacctagtgacccagattttgatcccagatgactcattttcgaactcggcctacattttatcaaggttatcattccgacaaaatttcatgaagatcagttgaaatatacagcctctatcgcatacacaagctaaatgttgacagacgacagacgacagacaaacagacagacgacagacgacggacgccggacatcgagtgatcagaaaaactcacctgaataTTTAGTGGTTGAGAAAAGATAGAGCCAACAAGAATTTAACCCATTTGATTTTTGACTTCTATGTGTGCTACTGACCTTAAATTTAATGACATGGGTCATATGCTTTGAACGTCGTCTTGATGTGAAGAACAATCGGTGtcattttcatgaacatcttttAGACGATACAGAGTGAAAAGGaaattaagctatttgacctttgatctccatgTGTGATTTTGTCCTTGACCCGAGTTTTCTGCTCTGCAAGTGGCCTTGATGGGGTTAATAACTGAttcatgttttatgaaaatcttcctagCGCTTTACAAGATATGGAGTTAAACTAATTCATATTTACCTGCAAGTGTGACAATAATTATGTAGCGGacaaagttaagctatttgacctttgaccttcaagtgtgattGCGTTCTGCAAGtagtttaatgaaacttttcctAGCGGTTAGGAAAATACAAAGTAGACTGAGTTACGGACCAACATGACTCAAATATGGCCGCCATGTACTTTGTATTTGGCAGCAATAAACGATCGTTTAGaagttgaaaaaagaaatttgatctGTTCAGTGTTGTAAGTTAGAATTATTGGAAtcatgtaaaatgaataaatgtatggGCACGGACAAAACGCACTCCGTGGCAGATGTTTAGACAATTTAATATTCAATAGTATTATGTTACGTAGtaatagaaattttgaaattgcattttttttcttagatatatatggaaaaaaattaacataCAACTTTATCGAGGTTAATTAATACCCAACAGATAAGGTTTCATAATTTTTCTAGAGTTTGTTTTCTACTTgagaatataatgaaaacaaaactttattattatataataggTTAAATATGTAATGCGTAATAAACTAATTAGCATAttatttaaaaaactgaaaaggCACTATAACGCTTTAATTCATGAACCAATCACGACTATGCAGGTCAACCGCAGGAATTCACTACGTAATACGCAAAGTTTGTATGCACTGTTAGTTTTCGAGAAAAGTGTCAAATGTTTCTCAGTCTGTATATGGATTATTTTGTATAGATATTATACTTTGTGGCAAATGTTACTGGGTCTGTATATGAatcattttataaagatattatacTGTCTCAATTCTCATATTGCAAATACACTGTATTGTATAATGTTTATTCCGATACTCACCTAACGAAATCTCATCTTCCGTGTCGAAAGGCAGACAAATTGCAAATTTTCTATAGTCACTCACTTTGAACAACGGTAAACTAGCTATAACAAGGCACAACACCCACCCACAAGCCATCACGATTCCTGAAGTAAAATTATATGCTAATgtcatataaaaatgaatatcaacGAAGGTTCTACAAATAATCGACTCTTAAAAATGTCCTGTTAAGACTTAAAGGTGTACGCtcgaattccctgtatatgagatcgGCGAAATTTTTCCttataatagaatttcttcaaaatttggatattgaaggacaatcatctaagacaCAAAAATATgctatgcaataaaaatcatagtcaccggtattgaaaaaaaaaagagttattttggGGGAAATGCAATTTTCATGTGCAGATAACTCTTTCTCAATAccagtgacctatgatttttattgcatatttttgtttcttagatgattgtccttcaatatccaaagtttgaaaaaaattctgatattgggaaaattttcgctcGAATTCTAGCGAACGCCTTTTAAGGGTTTTGCGTTATAGAATATGACTTTTAAAACGTTTTACATTAACAGTTATTTATTGCTTTCATAATACATTGGTTCAGTTACATTACTTGTCAGTGAAAGAAATGTTTGGTCTAAAACGActtcacaatttttttaaagggtcTAAACGACAAAACTTTTACATTTCCTATAAAAAGACTTTTTGCTACAGATGAATGCCGTACaagaaaacaacatattttccGATATTCTGACTCCTGATTTCGGAGAATGTCtttaataaataatgtaaaatcagactattcacaaggctaaaatttcacatttttgaattgtTACTTAGTCGCTTGATAGTCTATCTGCgatatatgacctatatttgagACATAAACGGCTATTTCGATTGATTACAATAATAAATACCGCCCTGAGTATTTGATTTTACGAACACGGACAGTTAGCAAGTATAACATACCTGAGCTTTTAGTAAAGGGCTGATTTTGAGGCAAAGTAACACATCATTAAATGTGATTTTTtagtgtatataaatatatatatgagccgcgccatgagaaaatcaacatagtgggtttgcgaccagcatggatctagaccagcctgcgcatccgcgcaatctggtcaggatccatgctgttcgctaacggttgctCTAATTGCataaggctttaaaagcgaacagcatggatcctgaccagactgcgctgatgcgcaggctggtctggatcaatgctggtcacaaagccactatgttggttttctcatggcgcggctcatatatctaaaatattacCAGCATGCCCTAGTCTCACACGTTTTCCTATCTGCATAGCGTGAGAAATGGCGTAAAATCGTTCAACTGTGATAACCACTAAGGTAAACACGCTAAGTTCACTGGATAAAACGCCTAGAAATCCTGCAACTAGACATCCGGGTCCCGTCTGCCAGTAGATGGcgtgattttcaaattttcctgaAATCAAACGTTATGAATACATCACATTAGACTATATTTCCAGActtcattttgataaaaacttttgaCTTCCCGCATCATCATCATACGCGGATTAATTTTGCAATTAGGAGAAAAGTAGGCCTACTCATACTAATCGTAAAGTGTAAACTATTATGGAGGGTTTGGCGTACACTTTATGTAATGTACCTTCAAAGCAGCTCTTACGCAAGTGACGCTAAAACCCCTCGGGATGTATCATCTACTGTTAAAGTCTAATTATTATAAAAGTACATTACCAGCTTGTAGAAGATCTCACTATGATGAATAAAGTTCACATGATCGTACTTCCTTGTAGTGAATTAATTCTAATGataatttatatttctatttcCCAGAATGAAATGTATTTGACACAAAAATTTTATGTGTAACATACACTTACTGTTATTTGTAATTGCTTGACATATTAGCCCAtaaaacatgtgttgaatatagacagGTCATAGACCGGAGACTTATGTAATGAACCAATGAACCATGTCCTAAagtacgtgttttttttttgtgtttttttttcattttccgaCCGTTCAGAGTCATATCACAGACATGgtttgtaatatttcaataaaacgtgGCACAAAGGTTAACTGCCGAAAAGCGGCCCTGTAAGTTTCAGCCTGATTGTCAGAGGAAGAACAGTCATTGCTCTTTGTACTTATATACACCCAAGGATTTTAAACATGCTTCATCTAAAAATTTGAACAAGAATGGTGcaaggatattttcatgatacaCATTGTCCTGATACATGGTCATGATAAATAAGGGTACAAGATgtagttttttgtgtgtttcattAAACGTGACTATCGCTCATGAAGTTCATATCTGGTTTGGTTTTATTCGGATTAACACAGATGGTCATcagaaaagaatattaaatatccGTTTAAGTCTTTATACCGTTAAACCGTAAGTATTAACGATAAAAGGGTGAAGTAGATTTTTACGTTGCAAAACCATTTAAACCATTCATGTGGTGATATCAAACGTAGAGCCCTAGATTATACTACAGTCACACATagggcgcggatagctacgtctagatGCGgaaagaaacgtagtaatccgtatcgatccgtacctgaaccgtaccttaaagtagtaatccgtaccaatccgtatcagtccgtacggctcaggtacggatcgatacggattactacgtttctatccgtggctagacgtagctatccgcaccgtatgtgtgactggggtattacaaCCAGTTTAGTATATTCATACTACAATGATAGGATTGATTCTGATATATCTTGTCGCAACATTAAAAGTTAATAACGATTTCAAGGTAATATATAAATTTCGTTAGATAAAAGGTCGGGAAAGTTCTGCGTCATATCTTCAGCCATGAAAAATAACGTATTGCAACCATGATTGACCAGTATTTAGGAAACTTGCTTTTATGAATAACATAAGTAGATCGAGCTATGTATATAGAACGGTTGTATAGAAATCAATGTTTTTGAAGCGAAAGGGCAAAACTGTTatccattttataaaatatgtctaACATCTGTCTCGTTTGGTGCGGGATACCAATTCGTTGAATTTATTTGTTCAGTAAGCAAACGATATTTTCGTTTTCTCTAAGCTATATTATCAGCACGTGATAAAATACTATGCATGAAAGAACTAAGAAAGTACggaaaaatatcatttaacaaGACCGATaatcattttctaaaataaaataagataaattacTGAATATGGCCGCATTTGCAAAGGCGTCTGCAAATTGTCGTCATAAGATGAgtgttgttttaaaaagtttcatttaaacgTTTACACGTGCTTTACAGGAGACATTCTAAAGACTGCAAACAAAAACAGATCTGGAATTACAGACATTAATCATAAAGGCCAGACGGAGTAACATTTAAATACAAGATTTATCCCTTTAAACCAAATAAACTAtacgcaccacgagaaaaccaacatagtgcgtttgcgaccagcatggatccagaccagcctgcgtatctggtcagtctggtcaggatccatactgttcgctaacggtttctataattgcaatagggtttgaaagcaaacagtaaggattttgaccagactgcctggatgcgcaggctggtctggacccatgctggtcgcaaatgcactatgaaggttttctcatggtgcggctcaaataaactATACGCACCCAATGTTGAAGCGTCAACGACGGCAAGAAATCCTAGATAGATTCCCATACACAGGTCAGACATGGCCAGATTGCAGATGAGAAATCGAGTCACGTCCATTTTAGACTTGCTTGTGAGAGAAACAAAGAGTACAGTTCCGTTCCCTAAAACAGCTAATAGAAACACGATCCAAACGC
This Mercenaria mercenaria strain notata chromosome 17, MADL_Memer_1, whole genome shotgun sequence DNA region includes the following protein-coding sequences:
- the LOC123536384 gene encoding leucine-rich repeat-containing G-protein coupled receptor 5-like isoform X2; this translates as MKTGNLMTVLQRIVRFRIACTLWMYLLCGCLGIQALKDFRCPHVCLCSVDEVSGKLRVDCTRKNLTSLPEDLDAYTITLDLSLNEVSSLPERAFSNLTRLEYLFMVSNSISSLSANVFTGLHKLIHLSLQGNKLQTVPAEALSDLPSLRTLHLDNNQITSVPDNSFKTLRSLSNLRLDVNLLRAIPVTALNQAKNLEAINFEYNQIEEVPDNAFVNLTNLAVAMLSNNALSNIGDHAFYGLQVLKLLDLSNNRLTEIPAAINDLPDLFDLSVRENKIEYLADDCFSSNKKLSLLNLKDNPIASCGMNTFSGLPKLVELVLSEAHELTSFPNLAGSNGLEKITIDRASITSLPDKLCQNLHALTVLDVHTNHISSIPNMSDCSALTSLNLGNNGISEIVGSPLEGLRSLKDLILSYNKIKYISDKAFVGLHKLQYLDLSNNLISYIHPNAFADLKSLEDLNVGENQFDSLPTKGLQRLRHLKTFHNTRLQEPLPYDAFPHILTLKVAYAYHCCAFINQYKGDKNVKEALTFDEKVTWLTNPNATLFYPDRTNISYDWDSGYYYDDFDPPLYDMELNQSILNTTQFPHYNQIETIYTYENMVRIKPPVRCEPLPDPFQPCDDLFGWWSLRCGVWIVFLLAVLGNGTVLFVSLTSKSKMDVTRFLICNLAMSDLCMGIYLGFLAVVDASTLGKFENHAIYWQTGPGCLVAGFLGVLSSELSVFTLVVITVERFYAISHAMQIGKRVRLGHAGIVMACGWVLCLVIASLPLFKVSDYRKFAICLPFDTEDEISLAYVCFIMIFNAISFIVIVICYGGMFISIRASHTWNSKDSIVAKRMALLVFTDFFCWAPIIFFSLTAAFNWHLARISIDEAKVLTIFVLPLNSCANPFLYAFFTRQFKRDCVKLCKRIEESSISRHFSSSGLGRMSAVSHRHHPNNSCSGKRSCENSLNEPSTSGEASSSNNPSDDSDLTVRKLPLTREDKQILHYMRSGVRLPPSRLASPTELSSPESERRPMLKTRRDVDLESRAATLSPRQTLTDEEIDSSHDIVLHTKEGNVYLSAKPKTFKSVRTKEGKIRFHRTDKCAQRLCNHSVKSTKRVQSIPFGSRSVHSQTADSNGDDGNIKSVNDMESETINKGVDDNARKKFETDRSKELGLKIDNFKSKPVQVNSIFEPEVTQRKTISTQTEMLVPLRHTRKPDLTADITKREKDKHINEWRKTSHLSFLWRNSGNFDVLNQKQKSNSLVELTRPLANLQNVATKRHSLTSKHEGYILLKNSSRDSAYEEDELYEFYDGNIKCLDVEKQNYKSSEKKTKCDKNKSEITKEYNGCSQKMDFSMDSEEMCETSMLLTDRLPDNLCIPKGRQSCDIESGISSSS
- the LOC123536384 gene encoding leucine-rich repeat-containing G-protein coupled receptor 5-like isoform X1, whose product is MKTGILMTKFQRIVGFRIKCLLWIYLLCGSLGIQSLKTPKCPHTCLCSVDKITGDLRVDCTKKNLTSFPEGLDFNTVTLDLSLNEVSSLPERAFSNLTRLEYLFMVSNSISSLSANVFTGLHKLIHLSLQGNKLQTVPAEALSDLPSLRTLHLDNNQITSVPDNSFKTLRSLSNLRLDVNLLRAIPVTALNQAKNLEAINFEYNQIEEVPDNAFVNLTNLAVAMLSNNALSNIGDHAFYGLQVLKLLDLSNNRLTEIPAAINDLPDLFDLSVRENKIEYLADDCFSSNKKLSLLNLKDNPIASCGMNTFSGLPKLVELVLSEAHELTSFPNLAGSNGLEKITIDRASITSLPDKLCQNLHALTVLDVHTNHISSIPNMSDCSALTSLNLGNNGISEIVGSPLEGLRSLKDLILSYNKIKYISDKAFVGLHKLQYLDLSNNLISYIHPNAFADLKSLEDLNVGENQFDSLPTKGLQRLRHLKTFHNTRLQEPLPYDAFPHILTLKVAYAYHCCAFINQYKGDKNVKEALTFDEKVTWLTNPNATLFYPDRTNISYDWDSGYYYDDFDPPLYDMELNQSILNTTQFPHYNQIETIYTYENMVRIKPPVRCEPLPDPFQPCDDLFGWWSLRCGVWIVFLLAVLGNGTVLFVSLTSKSKMDVTRFLICNLAMSDLCMGIYLGFLAVVDASTLGKFENHAIYWQTGPGCLVAGFLGVLSSELSVFTLVVITVERFYAISHAMQIGKRVRLGHAGIVMACGWVLCLVIASLPLFKVSDYRKFAICLPFDTEDEISLAYVCFIMIFNAISFIVIVICYGGMFISIRASHTWNSKDSIVAKRMALLVFTDFFCWAPIIFFSLTAAFNWHLARISIDEAKVLTIFVLPLNSCANPFLYAFFTRQFKRDCVKLCKRIEESSISRHFSSSGLGRMSAVSHRHHPNNSCSGKRSCENSLNEPSTSGEASSSNNPSDDSDLTVRKLPLTREDKQILHYMRSGVRLPPSRLASPTELSSPESERRPMLKTRRDVDLESRAATLSPRQTLTDEEIDSSHDIVLHTKEGNVYLSAKPKTFKSVRTKEGKIRFHRTDKCAQRLCNHSVKSTKRVQSIPFGSRSVHSQTADSNGDDGNIKSVNDMESETINKGVDDNARKKFETDRSKELGLKIDNFKSKPVQVNSIFEPEVTQRKTISTQTEMLVPLRHTRKPDLTADITKREKDKHINEWRKTSHLSFLWRNSGNFDVLNQKQKSNSLVELTRPLANLQNVATKRHSLTSKHEGYILLKNSSRDSAYEEDELYEFYDGNIKCLDVEKQNYKSSEKKTKCDKNKSEITKEYNGCSQKMDFSMDSEEMCETSMLLTDRLPDNLCIPKGRQSCDIESGISSSS
- the LOC123536384 gene encoding leucine-rich repeat-containing G-protein coupled receptor 5-like isoform X3 codes for the protein MVFGIIMMGLQRMVGFKIKCFLWMCLLCGCLGTQAFQTFNCPHACICSVADLRVDCTKKNLTALPDDLDIRTVILDLSLNEVSSLPERAFSNLTRLEYLFMVSNSISSLSANVFTGLHKLIHLSLQGNKLQTVPAEALSDLPSLRTLHLDNNQITSVPDNSFKTLRSLSNLRLDVNLLRAIPVTALNQAKNLEAINFEYNQIEEVPDNAFVNLTNLAVAMLSNNALSNIGDHAFYGLQVLKLLDLSNNRLTEIPAAINDLPDLFDLSVRENKIEYLADDCFSSNKKLSLLNLKDNPIASCGMNTFSGLPKLVELVLSEAHELTSFPNLAGSNGLEKITIDRASITSLPDKLCQNLHALTVLDVHTNHISSIPNMSDCSALTSLNLGNNGISEIVGSPLEGLRSLKDLILSYNKIKYISDKAFVGLHKLQYLDLSNNLISYIHPNAFADLKSLEDLNVGENQFDSLPTKGLQRLRHLKTFHNTRLQEPLPYDAFPHILTLKVAYAYHCCAFINQYKGDKNVKEALTFDEKVTWLTNPNATLFYPDRTNISYDWDSGYYYDDFDPPLYDMELNQSILNTTQFPHYNQIETIYTYENMVRIKPPVRCEPLPDPFQPCDDLFGWWSLRCGVWIVFLLAVLGNGTVLFVSLTSKSKMDVTRFLICNLAMSDLCMGIYLGFLAVVDASTLGKFENHAIYWQTGPGCLVAGFLGVLSSELSVFTLVVITVERFYAISHAMQIGKRVRLGHAGIVMACGWVLCLVIASLPLFKVSDYRKFAICLPFDTEDEISLAYVCFIMIFNAISFIVIVICYGGMFISIRASHTWNSKDSIVAKRMALLVFTDFFCWAPIIFFSLTAAFNWHLARISIDEAKVLTIFVLPLNSCANPFLYAFFTRQFKRDCVKLCKRIEESSISRHFSSSGLGRMSAVSHRHHPNNSCSGKRSCENSLNEPSTSGEASSSNNPSDDSDLTVRKLPLTREDKQILHYMRSGVRLPPSRLASPTELSSPESERRPMLKTRRDVDLESRAATLSPRQTLTDEEIDSSHDIVLHTKEGNVYLSAKPKTFKSVRTKEGKIRFHRTDKCAQRLCNHSVKSTKRVQSIPFGSRSVHSQTADSNGDDGNIKSVNDMESETINKGVDDNARKKFETDRSKELGLKIDNFKSKPVQVNSIFEPEVTQRKTISTQTEMLVPLRHTRKPDLTADITKREKDKHINEWRKTSHLSFLWRNSGNFDVLNQKQKSNSLVELTRPLANLQNVATKRHSLTSKHEGYILLKNSSRDSAYEEDELYEFYDGNIKCLDVEKQNYKSSEKKTKCDKNKSEITKEYNGCSQKMDFSMDSEEMCETSMLLTDRLPDNLCIPKGRQSCDIESGISSSS